In the genome of Populus trichocarpa isolate Nisqually-1 chromosome 6, P.trichocarpa_v4.1, whole genome shotgun sequence, one region contains:
- the LOC7479628 gene encoding dihydrofolate reductase, translating into MAKSEDEKKMKILCLHGFRTSGNFLQKQISKWDPSIFSQFDLDFPDGVFPARGKSEIEGIFPPPYFEWFQFDKDFTEYTNLEECISYLCEYITTRGPFDGFLGFSQGATLSALLLGYQAQGKVLKDHPPFKLFVSVSGSKFRDPSICDVAYKDTIKVKSVHFIGAKDWLKEPSEDLATAFDSPLIIRHPQGHTVPRLDEAATEQLRAWATEILSYNNKILNGENHELENGETKVDDEEKKPEEVSNKIDTTQVQQDGIGIELKREVEVVKA; encoded by the exons ATGGCAAAATCCGAAGatgaaaagaagatgaagatactATGTCTCCATGGATTTAGGACCAGTggaaattttcttcaaaagcAAATTAGCAAGTGGGATCCTTCCATTTTTTCTCAGTTTGACTTG GATTTTCCAGACGGAGTATTTCCAGCTCGAGGCAAATCTGAAATTGAAGGCATTTTCCCACCACCATACTTTGAGTGGTTCCAGTTCGACAAG GACTTTACTGAGTATACAAACCTTGAAGAATGCATCTCTTATTTGTGTGAATACATCACAACTAGAGGTCCTTTTGATGGTTTTCTCGGCTTCTCTCAG gGTGCCACACTCTCAGCCCTGCTACTTGGCTATCAAGCTCAG GGAAAAGTATTGAAGGATCATCCACCCTTTAAACTGTTTGTGTCGGTATCAGGGTCCAAATTCAGAGATCCAAGCATATGTGATGTTGCCTATAAAGACACCATCAAGGTAAAGTCAGTCCACTTTATAGGAGCCAAAGATTGGTTGAAAGAACCTTCAGAGGACCTCGCCACTGCCTTTGACAGCCCTCTCATCATAAGACATCCACAGGGCCATACTGTTCCTAGACTTG ATGAGGCAGCCACGGAGCAGCTACGTGCTTGGGCCACAGAAATCCTCAGTTACAATAACAAAATTCTAAATGGTGAAAATCATGAACTGGAGAATGGAGAAACTAAAGTGGACGATGAAGAAAAAAAGCCAGAAGAGGTCTCTAACAAGATCGATACTACTCAAGTTCAGCAGGATGGAATTGGCATTGAACTAAAGAGAGAAGTAGAAGTTGTGAAAGCCTAA
- the LOC7495662 gene encoding vacuolar protein sorting-associated protein 52 A isoform X2, producing the protein MATTTEAQSNNEITKSVFDLGAFVGDLGSIEDDAASDDISLEGLEQELEECRNDDVVTNILSKGTKLRDHTKGVENNLRQVELDSIQDYIKESDNLVSLHEQIRDCDIILSQMETLLSGFQGEIGSISSDIKILQEKSMDMGLKLKNRKAAESKLAKFVEDIIVPPRMVDIIVDGEVNEEYFRTLEILSKKLKFVEADQLIKGSKALKDVQPELEKLRQKAVTKVFDFIVQKLYALRKPKTNIQILQQSVLLKNKYVISFLKEHAKEVYIEVRAAYVDTMNKVLSAHFRAYIQALEKLQLDIATSSDLIGVETTRSTGLFSTARGPLKNKSAVFALGERINILKDMDQPALIPHIAEAGSQKYPYEVLFRSLHKLLMDTATSEYLFCDDFFGEESIFYEIFAGPFAVVDEHFNSILPNCYDAIGLMLMIRIIHQHQLIMSRRRIPCLDSYLDKVNIALWPRFKMVFDLHLSSLRNANVKTLWEDDVHPHYVMRRYAEFTASLIHLNVEYGDGQLELNMERLRMAIDDLLMKLAKTFPKPKPQIVFLINNYDMTIAVLKEAGSEGGKIQLHFEELLKSNTSMFVEELLLEHFSDLIKFVKSRASEEPGSGTEKPITVAEVETIVKDFASRWKAAIELMHKDVITSFSNFLCGMEILRAALTQLLLYYTRLSDTIKKIVGGSALNKDLVSISSIMYEIRKYSRTF; encoded by the exons ATGGCGACTACAACTGAG GCGCAATCAAATAATGAAATCACAAAAAGTGTGTTTGATTTAGGAGCTTTTGTTGGTGATTTAGGCTCCATTGAAGATGATGCCGCTAG TGATGATATATCATTAGAAGGACTTGAGCAGGAACTAGAAGAATGCAGAAATGATGAT GTAGTTACGAATATATTGTCGAAAGGGACGAAATTGAGAGATCACACGAAAGGGGTTGAGAATAATTTACGGCAAGTTGAGTTGGATTCGATTCAG gattatataaaagaaagtgaTAATTTAGTGTCTCTTCATGAGCAAATTCGCGATTGTGATATCATCTTGTCGCAGATGGAAACTCTACTTAGTGGTTTCCAG GGTGAGATTGGTTCTATAAGTTCGGACATTAAGATTCTCCAGGAGAAGTCGATGGATATGGGTCTGAAGCTGAAGAATCGCAAG GCAGCTGAATCAAAACTGGCAAAATTTGTTGAAGACATTATAGTCCCTCCCAGAATGGTAGACATAATTGTTGATGGAGAG gttAACGAGGAGTATTTTAGAACTCTCGAAATACTTAGTAAGAAGCTGAAGTTTGTTGAAGCAGATCAATTGATTAAAGGTTCCAAAGCTCTAAAAGATGTTCAGCCTGAGCTTGAAAAGCTCAGGCAGAAAGCAGTTACAAAG GTGTTTGACTTCATTGTTCAGAAACTTTATGCCTTgagaaaacccaaaacaaatatTCAGATCCTTCAACAGagtgttcttttaaaaaacaa GTATGTCATTTCTTTCCTCAAGGAACATGCCAAGGAGGTATATATTGAGGTTCGTGCAGCATACGTCGATACGATGAACAAG GTACTTAGTGCACATTTCCGTGCTTACATTCAAGCATTGGAGAAATTGCAGTTAGATATAGCAACATCTAGTGATTTGATTGGTGTTGAGACCACAAGAAGCACTGGTCTTTTCTCAACTGCAAGAGGACCGCTAAAGAATAAATCAGCTGTATTTGCTCTAGGGGAGAGGATCAAcattttgaag GACATGGATCAACCAGCATTGATTCCTCATATAGCTGAAGCCGGTTCCCAAAAGTATCCTTATGAGGTTCTTTTCAGGAGCTTGCACAAGCTGCTAATGGATACTGCTACTTCTGA GTATCTTTTCTGTGATGATTTCTTCGGGGAAGAAtccattttttatgaaatttttgcAG GCCCATTTGCTGTTGTTGATGAACACTTCAATTCAATACTACCTAATTGCTATGACGCCATAGGCCTGATGCTAATGATTCGCATAATACATCAGCACCAG CTCATTATGTCTCGGCGGCGGATTCCATGCCTGGATTCATATTTGGACAAG GTCAACATTGCTTTATGGCCTCGTTTTAAGATGGTATTTGACTTGCACCTTAGCAGCCTCCGTAATGCAAATGTAAAGACATTGTGGGAGGATGACGTCCATCCTCATTATGTTATGAGGCGTTATGCTGAATTTACAGCTTCTCTTATTCACCTTAATGTTGAATATGGAGATGGACAG CTTGAATTGAATATGGAGAGGCTGAGAATGGCCATTGATGACTTGCTCATGAAGCTTGCTAAAACAttcccaaaaccaaaaccacaaATTGTGTTCCTTATAAACAACTATGATATGACGATTGCTGTTTTGAAG GAAGCTGGCTCAGAAGGTGGGAAAATTCAATTGCACTTCGAGGAACTGCTGAAGAGCAACACATCGATGTTTGTG GAAGAGCTGCTACTAGAGCATTTTAGTGACCTAATCAAGTTCGTGAAATCCCGAGCCT CGGAGGAACCGGGTTCGGGCACCGAGAAGCCCATAACTGTTGCTGAAGTCGAGACAATTGTGAAGGATTTTGCAAGCAGATGGAAGGCTGCAATAGAGCTGATGCACAAAGATGTTATCACCTCTTTCAGCAACTTCTTATGTGGCATGGAGATATTGAGAGCTGCATTGACACAGCTCCTGCTTTATTATACTAGGCTATCAGATACAATAAAGAAGATCGTCGGCGGGTCTGCGCTGAACAAAGATCTTGTGTCTATATCGTCAATCATGTACGAAATCAGGAAATATTCAAGGACTTTCTAG
- the LOC7495662 gene encoding vacuolar protein sorting-associated protein 52 A isoform X1: protein MATTTEAQSNNEITKSVFDLGAFVGDLGSIEDDAASDDISLEGLEQELEECRNDDVVTNILSKGTKLRDHTKGVENNLRQVELDSIQDYIKESDNLVSLHEQIRDCDIILSQMETLLSGFQGEIGSISSDIKILQEKSMDMGLKLKNRKAAESKLAKFVEDIIVPPRMVDIIVDGEVNEEYFRTLEILSKKLKFVEADQLIKGSKALKDVQPELEKLRQKAVTKVFDFIVQKLYALRKPKTNIQILQQSVLLKNKYVISFLKEHAKEVYIEVRAAYVDTMNKVLSAHFRAYIQALEKLQLDIATSSDLIGVETTRSTGLFSTARGPLKNKSAVFALGERINILKDMDQPALIPHIAEAGSQKYPYEVLFRSLHKLLMDTATSEYLFCDDFFGEESIFYEIFAGPFAVVDEHFNSILPNCYDAIGLMLMIRIIHQHQLIMSRRRIPCLDSYLDKVNIALWPRFKMVFDLHLSSLRNANVKTLWEDDVHPHYVMRRYAEFTASLIHLNVEYGDGQLELNMERLRMAIDDLLMKLAKTFPKPKPQIVFLINNYDMTIAVLKEAGSEGGKIQLHFEELLKSNTSMFVEELLLEHFSDLIKFVKSRACKFIFQHVTCKISAFISLLKEMASLAIYLPAEEPGSGTEKPITVAEVETIVKDFASRWKAAIELMHKDVITSFSNFLCGMEILRAALTQLLLYYTRLSDTIKKIVGGSALNKDLVSISSIMYEIRKYSRTF, encoded by the exons ATGGCGACTACAACTGAG GCGCAATCAAATAATGAAATCACAAAAAGTGTGTTTGATTTAGGAGCTTTTGTTGGTGATTTAGGCTCCATTGAAGATGATGCCGCTAG TGATGATATATCATTAGAAGGACTTGAGCAGGAACTAGAAGAATGCAGAAATGATGAT GTAGTTACGAATATATTGTCGAAAGGGACGAAATTGAGAGATCACACGAAAGGGGTTGAGAATAATTTACGGCAAGTTGAGTTGGATTCGATTCAG gattatataaaagaaagtgaTAATTTAGTGTCTCTTCATGAGCAAATTCGCGATTGTGATATCATCTTGTCGCAGATGGAAACTCTACTTAGTGGTTTCCAG GGTGAGATTGGTTCTATAAGTTCGGACATTAAGATTCTCCAGGAGAAGTCGATGGATATGGGTCTGAAGCTGAAGAATCGCAAG GCAGCTGAATCAAAACTGGCAAAATTTGTTGAAGACATTATAGTCCCTCCCAGAATGGTAGACATAATTGTTGATGGAGAG gttAACGAGGAGTATTTTAGAACTCTCGAAATACTTAGTAAGAAGCTGAAGTTTGTTGAAGCAGATCAATTGATTAAAGGTTCCAAAGCTCTAAAAGATGTTCAGCCTGAGCTTGAAAAGCTCAGGCAGAAAGCAGTTACAAAG GTGTTTGACTTCATTGTTCAGAAACTTTATGCCTTgagaaaacccaaaacaaatatTCAGATCCTTCAACAGagtgttcttttaaaaaacaa GTATGTCATTTCTTTCCTCAAGGAACATGCCAAGGAGGTATATATTGAGGTTCGTGCAGCATACGTCGATACGATGAACAAG GTACTTAGTGCACATTTCCGTGCTTACATTCAAGCATTGGAGAAATTGCAGTTAGATATAGCAACATCTAGTGATTTGATTGGTGTTGAGACCACAAGAAGCACTGGTCTTTTCTCAACTGCAAGAGGACCGCTAAAGAATAAATCAGCTGTATTTGCTCTAGGGGAGAGGATCAAcattttgaag GACATGGATCAACCAGCATTGATTCCTCATATAGCTGAAGCCGGTTCCCAAAAGTATCCTTATGAGGTTCTTTTCAGGAGCTTGCACAAGCTGCTAATGGATACTGCTACTTCTGA GTATCTTTTCTGTGATGATTTCTTCGGGGAAGAAtccattttttatgaaatttttgcAG GCCCATTTGCTGTTGTTGATGAACACTTCAATTCAATACTACCTAATTGCTATGACGCCATAGGCCTGATGCTAATGATTCGCATAATACATCAGCACCAG CTCATTATGTCTCGGCGGCGGATTCCATGCCTGGATTCATATTTGGACAAG GTCAACATTGCTTTATGGCCTCGTTTTAAGATGGTATTTGACTTGCACCTTAGCAGCCTCCGTAATGCAAATGTAAAGACATTGTGGGAGGATGACGTCCATCCTCATTATGTTATGAGGCGTTATGCTGAATTTACAGCTTCTCTTATTCACCTTAATGTTGAATATGGAGATGGACAG CTTGAATTGAATATGGAGAGGCTGAGAATGGCCATTGATGACTTGCTCATGAAGCTTGCTAAAACAttcccaaaaccaaaaccacaaATTGTGTTCCTTATAAACAACTATGATATGACGATTGCTGTTTTGAAG GAAGCTGGCTCAGAAGGTGGGAAAATTCAATTGCACTTCGAGGAACTGCTGAAGAGCAACACATCGATGTTTGTG GAAGAGCTGCTACTAGAGCATTTTAGTGACCTAATCAAGTTCGTGAAATCCCGAGCCTGTAAGTTTATATTTCAACATGTCACTTGTAAGATTTctgcattcatttctttattaaagGAGATGGCCTCACTTGCAATTTATTTGCCAGCGGAGGAACCGGGTTCGGGCACCGAGAAGCCCATAACTGTTGCTGAAGTCGAGACAATTGTGAAGGATTTTGCAAGCAGATGGAAGGCTGCAATAGAGCTGATGCACAAAGATGTTATCACCTCTTTCAGCAACTTCTTATGTGGCATGGAGATATTGAGAGCTGCATTGACACAGCTCCTGCTTTATTATACTAGGCTATCAGATACAATAAAGAAGATCGTCGGCGGGTCTGCGCTGAACAAAGATCTTGTGTCTATATCGTCAATCATGTACGAAATCAGGAAATATTCAAGGACTTTCTAG
- the LOC7495663 gene encoding probable aquaporin SIP2-1: protein MVSKTRLIVSDFIVSIIWVWNGALIKMFVFKVLQMGHDSRGEFMRQSLTVVSLFFFAFLAKVTKGASFNPLAVLSSAISGDFSHFLFTIGTRIPAQVIGSITAVRLLIDTFPEIGRGPRLNVDIHKGALTEGLLAFGVVTISLGLARKIPGSFFMKTWISSISKLSLHILGSDLTGGCMNPASVMGWAYARGDHITKEHILVYWLAPIQGALLAAYTFKLLFRPQKQDEKEKLKGKTD from the exons atggtttcTAAGACTCGTTTAATTGTGTCAGATTTTATAGTTTCTATTATTTGGGTATGGAATGGTGCTTTGATAAAGATGTTTGTGTTCAAGGTTTTGCAGATGGGGCATGATTCAAGAGGTGAATTTATGAGGCAGTCTTTGACAGTTGTGAGCCTgttcttttttgctttcttgGCTAAGGTTACTAAAGGAGCGTCTTTTAATCCTCTTGCTGTTTTGTCTTCTGCTATTTCTGGGgatttctctcattttctcttcaCCATTGGGACTAGAATACCTGCTCAG GTGATTGGATCTATCACTGCGGTTCGGCTTCTTATCGACACCTTTCCTGAGATAGGACGTGGACCACGCTTGAATGTTGACATCCATAAAGGAGCTCTCACAGAAGGATTGCTGGCATTTGGAGTTGTTACCATCTCTCTTGGGCTTGCAAGAAAGATCCCTGGAAGTTTCTTCATGAAGACTTGGATATCAAGTATTTCAAAGTTATCTCTTCACATACTTGGTTCTGATCTAACGGGCGGTTGTATGAACCCAGCCTCA GTGATGGGATGGGCTTATGCCCGTGGGGATCATATAACCAAGGAGCACATACTCGTGTACTGGCTTGCCCCAATACAGGGAGCTCTTCTGGCAGCATATACATTTAAGTTGCTCTTTCGGCCACAAAAACAAGACGAGAAAGAAAAGTTGAAGGGCAAAACAGATTGA
- the LOC7495664 gene encoding magnesium-protoporphyrin IX monomethyl ester [oxidative] cyclase, chloroplastic encodes MAVEMALVKPLSKFSSTPKFGNPRSFSYPKFITIKMSATAKTTSSPKPRKKGNKGEIKETLLAPRFYTTDFDEMETLFNTEINKKLNQSEFEALLQEFKTDYNQTHFVRNKEFKEAADKMQGPLRQIFVEFLERSCTAEFSGFLLYKELGRRLKKTNPVVAEIFSLMSRDEARHAGFLNKGLSDFNLALDLGFLTKARKYTFFKPKFIFYATYLSEKIGYWRYITIYRHLRENPEYQCYPIFKYFENWCQDENRHGDFFSALMKAQPQFLNDWKAKLWSRFFCLSVYVTMYLNDCQRTAFYEGIGLNTKEFDMHVIIETNRTTARIFPAVLDVENPEFKRKLDRMVEINQKLLAVGESEDNSLVKNFKRIPLVAALVSEILAAYLMPPIESGSVDFAEFEPKLVY; translated from the exons ATGGCTGTAGAGATGGCTTTAGTAAAACCCCTCTCCAAATTTAGCAGCACACCCAAATTTGGAAATCCAAGAAGTTTCTCCTACCCCAAATTCATTACCATCAAAATGTCAGCTACTGCAAAGACAACAAGTAGCCCAAAGCCAAGGAAGAAAGGTAACAAAGGTGAAATCAAAGAGACTCTTTTGGCACCGAGGTTCTACACCACTGATTTTGATGAAATGGAGACCCTTTTCAATACTGAAATCAACAAGAAATTGAACCAGTCTGAGTTTGAAGCACTTCTGCAAGAATTCAAGACTGACTACAACCAGACTCACTTTGTGAGGAACAAGGAGTTCAAGGAAGCTGCTGATAAGATGCAAGGGCCTTTGAGACAGATTTTTGTTGAGTTCTTAGAGAGGTCTTGCACTGCTGAGTTCTCTGGGTTCCTTCTCTACAAAGAGCTTGGAAGGAGACTCAAG AAAACCAATCCAGTGGTAGCAGAGATTTTCTCCCTCATGTCCAGGGATGAAGCCAGGCATGCTGG ATTTTTGAACAAGGGTTTGTCTGATTTCAATCTGGCATTGGACTTGGGTTTCCTAACAAAAGCTAGGAAGTACACATTTTTCAAGCCAAAGTTCATTTTCTATGCTACATATTTGTCTGAGAAAATTGGTTACTGGAGATACATAACAATTTACAGACATCTCAGGGAAAACCCTGAGTACCAGTGTTACCCCATTTTCAAGTACTTTGAGAACTGGTGCCAGGATGAGAACAGACATGGTGATTTCTTCTCTGCATTGATGAAGGCTCAGCCTCAATTCCTCAACGATTGGAAGGCAAAGTTGTGGTCACGTTTCTTCTGCCTATCG GTGTATGTGACAATGTACCTCAACGACTGCCAGCGAACTGCTTTCTATGAAGGCATTGGACTCAATACCAAAGAATTCGACATGCATGTCATCATTGAG ACTAACCGCACCACAGCGAGAATCTTCCCAGCTGTGCTTGATGTAGAGAACCCAGAGTTCAAGAGGAAGTTGGACAGGATGGTGGAGATTAACCAGAAGTTGCTTGCTGTTGGTGAGAGCGAAGACAATTCCTTGGTCAAGAACTTCAAGAGGATTCCCCTTGTTGCAGCATTGGTTTCTGAAATCTTGGCTGCATATCTAATGCCACCAATCGAGTCTGGATCTGTTGATTTTGCAGAGTTTGAACCAAAACTTGTTTACTAA
- the LOC7479630 gene encoding probable protein S-acyltransferase 1: MDPSPTTKSKRLYQLWKGNNKFLCGGRAVFGPDAGSLFLTTFLIGGPATAFCIKMLLLLVRKDDPCYDIPVLVGGLVLAIMDFVFLFMTSGRDPGIIPRNCQPPESDESVGIPSQSMEWVNNKITDVKLPRTKDLIVNGHSIKVKFCDTCLLYRPPRASHCSICNNCIQKFDHHCPWVGQCIGRRNYPYFIGFITSSTTLCIYVFAFSWFNVLRQHGTLWSAMSNDVLSVVLIAYCFIAFWFVGGLTLFHVYLISTNQTTYENFRYRYDKKENPFNRGIIKNFKQVFFSKIPVSAINFREWVTEDDDSIKGGSDINGNFVGKGKFDIEMGGKFGKDGAMHLPSILQNLDYGSLDDNLKKKGEEKPAFDPFLFPADQEQPNSPQISIDKSNPVGDNRKQQLS; this comes from the exons ATGGACCCTTCTCccacaacaaaatccaagaGGCTCTATCAACTTTGGAAGGGTAACAAT AAATTCCTCTGTGGTGGGAGAGCAGTCTTTGGTCCTGATGCAGGATCTCTATTTTTGACAACATTTTTAATTGGAGGTCCTGCAACAGCATTCTGCATAAAGATGCTGCTGCTGTTAGTCAGAAAAGATGATCCCTGCTACGACATTCCAGTTCTAGTTGGGGGATTGGTCCTCGCTATTATG GACTTCGTATTTCTCTTCATGACATCAGGTAGAGATCCAGGAATAATCCCTAGGAACTGTCAGCCACCTGAATCAGATGAATCGGTTGGCATCCCTTCCCAATCTATGGAGTGggttaataacaaaattacagACGTGAAATTGCCTCGTACGAAGGATCTAATTGTTAATGGCCACAGTATTAAAGTGAAGTTCTGCGACACTTGTCTGTTATATCGTCCGCCACGAGCTTCACATTGCTCCATCTGCAACAATTGTATTCAGAAGTTTGATCATCATTGTCCATGGGTGGGTCAGTGCATTGGACGG CGCAACTATCCATATTTCATAGGCTTTATAACCTCATCAACCACTTTGTGCATATATGTGTTTgcattttcttggtttaatgtTCTCCGGCAACATGGAACTTTATGGAGTGCTATGTCGAATGACGTTCTCTCTGTTGTTCTCATTGCATACTGCTTCATAGCATTCTGGTTTGTTGGTGGGCTAACGCTTTTCCACGTCTACCTGATTAGCACCAACCAG ACCACTTACGAAAATTTCCGGTACCGCTATGATAAGAAGGAAAACCCCTTCAACAGAGGGATCATAAAGAACTTTAAACAAGTATTCTTCTCGAAGATCCCAGTTTCAGCAATCAATTTCCGAGAATGGGTGACAGAAGATGATGATTCTATAAAGGGTGGTTCGGACATAAATGGAAACTTCGTTGGGAAAGGGAAATTCGACATAGAAATGGGAGGTAAATTTGGCAAGGATGGAGCCATGCATCTCCCTAGTATCTTGCAGAATCTGGATTATGGCAGTCTTGAtgataatttgaagaaaaagggagaagaaaaaccTGCATTTGACCCCTTTTTATTCCCTGCCGATCAAGAACAACCAAATTCACCGCAGATCTCCATCGACAAAAGCAATCCTGTGGGAGATAACAGGAAACAACAGCTTTCATGA
- the LOC18099790 gene encoding histone-lysine N-methyltransferase, H3 lysine-9 specific SUVH1, with the protein MEESAGEGPIDKSRVLNVKPLRTLTPVFSSPSNSSSFSQGSAPFVCVPPAGPFPPGVSPFFPFSGIPNQSSGDHTPISSAVPINSFRSPEPLKRAANGNAGSSRRVNRNNRGVEEDGYSDDQTQSSQSRYQKRKKGGHDKFASPDVDTDVMVENIFQSYNLVPFEAARLYDGDKDSVGYVLLVFNLLRRQIAQLEDTKEATSGQSRRPDLKTGNVLMTKGIRTNAKKRVGAVPGVEIGDIFFFRMELCTIGLHAPSMAGIDYMSVRISQDEEPIAVSIVSSGGYEDDVDGDDGLIYTGQGKEMDQKLERGNLALEKSLHRGNDIRVIRGIKDVGNPTGKVYMYDGLYRIQESWLEKGKSGSNVFRYKLGRLPGQPEAYKTWKKIQQWKDGTITRFGIILPDLTSGCETLPVSLVNDVDNEKGPAYFTYSPNLKYSKPAPRDPFVGCACNGACLPGNENCDCIQKNGGYLPHIVNGVIVSQKSVIYECGPSCQCPPTCRNRVSQGGLRVRLEVFKTKDKGWGLRSWDPIRAGAFICVYAGEAVDDSKAQELAGENEDDHIFDGSRTYQPVEILPGDSNNAPNLPFPLVINARNAGNVARFINHSCSPNLFWQPVLRGNSKEFDLHIAFYAIRHIPPMTELTYCYGMVPPEKADCGKRKCSCGSPKCRGFFY; encoded by the coding sequence aTGGAAGAATCAGCAGGCGAAGGCCCAATAGATAAGTCCAGGGTTTTGAATGTAAAGCCCTTGCGGACTCTTACTCCAGTATTCTCTTCACCATCAAATTCCAGTTCTTTTTCTCAAGGTTCTGCCCCTTTTGTTTGTGTTCCCCCAGCTGGTCCTTTCCCACCTGGAGTTTCCCCGTTCTTTCCATTTTCTGGTATACCTAATCAATCTTCCGGTGACCACACCCCAATATCATCAGCGGTTCCTATCAATTCGTTTCGGTCACCTGAGCCTCTCAAACGTGCTGCAAATGGAAATGCTGGGTCATCAAGGAGGGTTAATAGAAACAACAGGGGTGTGGAAGAAGATGGGTATAGCGATGACCAAACTCAGAGTTCGCAGAGTAGATATCAGAAGAGGAAAAAAGGCGGCCATGACAAATTTGCTTCTCCTGACGTTGACACTGATGTGAtggtagaaaatattttccagtccTATAACCTTGTGCCATTTGAAGCAGCACGACTATATGATGGCGATAAAGATTCTGTAGGATATGTACTCCTGGTTTTCAATTTGCTCCGAAGACAAATAGCACAGCTTGAAGATACAAAGGAAGCCACATCGGGGCAATCAAGGCGCCCTGACTTGAAAACAGGTAATGTTTTGATGACCAAAGGAATTCGGACGAATGCCAAGAAGAGAGTTGGAGCTGTACCTGGTGTTGAAATTggtgatattttcttttttagaatggAATTGTGCACAATTGGACTGCATGCTCCAAGTATGGCTGGAATAGATTACATGTCTGTCAGGATCAGTCAAGATGAAGAACCAATAGCTGTTAGCATTGTTTCATCAGGAGGATATGAAGATGATGTTGACGGTGATGATGGTTTGATTTACACTGGCCAAGGTAAGGAAATGGATCAAAAGCTTGAAAGGGGTAACCTTGCGCTGGAGAAGAGCTTGCACCGTGGTAATGACATTAGAGTAATCAGGGGTATAAAGGATGTGGGAAATCCGACTGGAAAGGTATATATGTATGATGGTTTATATAGAATCCAAGAGTCATGGTTAGAGAAAGGAAAGTCTGGTTCCAATGTTTTTAGGTATAAGTTGGGTAGGTTACCTGGCCAGCCTGAGGCATACAAAACGTGGAAAAAAATTCAGCAATGGAAGGATGGTACTATTACTAGGTTCGGGATTATACTGCCTGATCTTACTTCAGGGTGTGAAACTTTACCTGTTTCTCTTGTGAATGATGTTGACAATGAAAAGGGGCCTGCCTATTTCACTTATTCTCCAAACCTCAAGTATTCAAAACCTGCACCAAGGGATCCTTTTGTTGGCTGTGCTTGCAATGGTGCATGTCTCCCAGGAAACGAGAACTGTGATTGTATTCAGAAAAATGGAGGCTATCTTCCTCACATTGTGAATGGGGTTATTGTGAGCCAAAAATCTGTGATATATGAGTGTGGTCCTTCCTGTCAGTGCCCTCCAACTTGCCGTAATCGTGTGTCTCAGGGTGGTTTGAGAGTTCGTTTGGAGGTGTTTAAGACTAAGGACAAAGGTTGGGGTTTAAGATCCTGGGATCCCATACGAGCTGGAGCTTTTATATGTGTATATGCAGGAGAAGCTGTTGATGATTCGAAGGCACAAGAGCTTGCAGGTGAAAATGAAGATGATCACATCTTTGATGGTTCCCGCACTTACCAGCCAGTGGAAATTTTGCCTGGTGATTCCAATAATGCTCCAAACCTCCCATTTCCTCTTGTAATAAATGCCAGAAATGCTGGGAATGTAGCTCGTTTTATAAATCACAGTTGCTCTCCAAATCTGTTCTGGCAGCCAGTTTTACGTGGAAATAGCAAGGAGTTTGATCTCCATATTGCATTTTATGCCATCAGACACATTCCTCCTATGACAGAGTTGACATATTGTTATGGGATGGTACCTCCTGAAAAAGCAGATTGTGGGAAGAGAAAATGCTCATGTGGATCACCGAAGTGCAGaggttttttctattga